A segment of the Phycisphaerales bacterium genome:
TCGCGAGCGCGCAGCAGGGCCTGATCGAGGGAAGCATCGCGCGCCTCGGACAGCATGTCCACGAGATGGTGGAGGGCTACGGCATCGAAGCCGATCGGTTCTGGTTCTCGCCAGGCCGGCGGCACGCCCTGATGTGGGTCGATCGCAACGAGCAGCGCGAAGCGCACAAGGAGCAGCCGGTCGTGGGCGGTCAGCAGTTTGTGGGCAGGCTCGATGACCTCGTGCAGGGCGTCATGGGCGTGGTCTCGCGGGCAACGGCAGGAGCCGCGTCGTGACCGCGGCAGGAACGAACACGCTCTTCCTGCGCCTCGAAGGCCCGCTCCAGTCATGGGGCGACACGTCCAAGTTCGTCATCCGGCGGAGCATGGAGGCGCCGACAAAGTCCGGCGTGTTGGGGCTGGTCTGCTGCGCCATGGGCCTATTGCGCGCCAAAGCGCGGGAGCGGCTTCCGGAACTCAACACGCTGGCCATGGGCGTGCGGATCGACCGCCCCGGCACGCGCTGGTGGGATTATCACACCGTCGGGGCCGACGTCGGCATGACGACGGCCGGAGGCGGCATCAAGACCGGCGCCCAGGGCACGCTCATCACGCGCCGCGAGTACCTCGCCGACGCGAGTTTCCTCGTCGCGCTCCGGGGCGAGGCGGAACTGATCCAGCGCGTCGCCGGTGCGCTGGCCGCGCCGGTCTGGCCCGTGTTCCTGGGCCGAAAGTCATGCCCGCCAGGGCTTCCAGTGCTAGCGACTCCGCGCGAGGGCGATGGCTGGCGCAACCCTTCGACGCATGCCTCGCTCGCCGATGCGCTGGCTTCGGTGTCGTGGTCGTCACGCTGCGAGGGCGATCCCGTGCCCAGGGAGGTTGGGACGCTCATCGAGTGGTGCGGCGACGGAGAGGAGGACATCGCGCCCGAGGATGCCGAAGTCTGGTACGACTCGCCCGTTTCCTTCGAGCCGCCCGTCCACGAGCCGCGACTTGTGATGCGGGGCACGGTCGCCGTGACGGCCGGGAAGCCGATGCACGACCGCCCCCCGGGACCGGCGCGTCCTCGCGCCGACTACACCAACGCCGAGTACCGGGCGCGCCGCGCCGCACGGCTCGAATCTGACCACGGCCTGTGCGTCTTCTGCAAGTCGTCCGCCACGACCGTTCAGCACGTCACATACCGCCGCGCCGGAGGCGACGAAGCGCACGACGACCTGCGCGCCCTCTGCCGCCTCTGCCACGACGCGGTGACCATGATCGAGTACGGACATGGAATGGGCCTCGACCGCATCGACCCCTGTGATAAGCGCTGGCGCGACGAGATCCTCCGCACGCGTTCGGAGATTGTGCGATTCCGTTCGCTGGAGATGCGCCGCCGCCACCTTGCCTCGCAGGCGCCGGAGGAGGTCGAGTGAGCATGTTCATCTCCTGTCTCTTGGTTGACACCGGCGCCAACGTGGACCGCCCGCGCCCGGGTCGGCTCTGGCTCAGGAACGTGTACCGGGTGCATCAGCGGCTGTGCATGGGGTTCCCGACTGCGGTGAGGTTCGGCGCTGACGCGGATTTCCTACTTCCGTTCAAGCCCGACGATTTCGGCCCCGGGCACGTCCGCGTGCCGAGAACGCGGCAGGCGGGATTCCTGTTCCGAGTCGATCCTCTCCAGCGCGGCCGCGCGGTGATCCTCGTGCAGTCGGCTGATGAGCCGGATTGGGGCTACGCGTTCCGCAACGCGGGACACCTGCTCGCCGCCGACCCCGCGGTGCGGGCGTGGGACCCGTCGTTCGCGGCGGGAGAGCGATGGCGCTTCCGCCTCCGCGCAAACGCGGTCCGCCGCATCGCGCCGGTGGAGCCGGGCCGCGACGGACCACGCGTGCCGGTGCCTCCCACGGAGGAGCGCCTGCGGGAGTGGCTGGTGCGCCGCGCATCTCGCGCCGGCTTCGGTTTGGAGGCGCTCGAAGCGATGGTCCCGGGCTACGTCTACATGAGCAAGTCGGTGATGCGCGGCTCGGGATTGAGGTTGCGTTCGGTATTGTACGAGGGGACGTTGCGAATCGTGGATCCGGGCGCTCTCTCGAGCGCTCTCGCCTCCGGAATCGGCCCCGCCAAAGCCTTCGGCTTCGGCCTGCTGTCGATCGCTCCAGTCCGATAGATCATCAGACCCACGAAACTCCCCTCCAAAAGGGGCCGATCTTTGACAAGTGAATACCTTGGCGGTTCGTCGGCACCGGTTTCGCCTGGCAAGGAGCACTCGGCATGAAGACGAGCCTCCACGAGATCGGTCGATTCGACGATCGCATGTCCTTCCTGTATGTCGATCGCGCGATCATTCGGCACACCAGCAACGCCATCGCGATCCACGAGTTTGACGGCGTCACCGATGTGCCCATCAGTTCAATTGCAACGCTCATGCTCGGGCCCGGAACCAAGATCACCCACGAGGCGATCAAGGCGCTTGCCGACAACAACTGCCTCGTCATCTGGGCTGGTGAGTTTGGCATTCGCTTCTATGCATGCGGGATGGGCGGTAGCCGGCACAGCCGGAATCTGCTTCGCCAGGCGGCGCTGGCACTCGATGAACGGACCCGCCTTCAGGTCGTCGTGCGGATGTACCTGCGCCGCTTCGCAGACGATGCGATCGATCCCGAGATCACGCTTCAGCAGCTCCGCGGCAAGGAGGGCTTCCGCGTGCGCCAGGCATACGCGGACGCGTCGAAAGCGACAGGCGTGCCGTGGGATGGGCGCAACTACGCTCGCAAGGACTGGTACGCAGGCGATCCCGTGAATCGCGCCCTCTCGGCCGCCAACGCGTGCCTGTATGGCCTGGTGCATGCGGCGATCATCTCCGCAGGGTACTCGCCCGCGATCGGCTTCATCCACACCGGCAAGCAACTCTCGTTCGTCTACGACATCGCTGATCTCTACAAGGTGGAACTGACGATACCGCTCGCCTTCGAGATGGCCGGCCGTCATACTCAGAACATGGAGCGTGAGATTCGCACCGAAGCAAGGCGCAGATTCCACCGAGCGAAACTCCTCCAGCAGATCCTGCCGGACATCCGTCACTGCCTCGACGTGAAGGCAGAGGAACAGGATGAATTCGCCGACGACCCCGCGCTTCCGGCAGGGCTGTGGGAGCCTGAGTCGTTCACATCAGAAACTCCCATCGGGCAGATACTCGGGCTTCACCATGGAGACGATGCCGCATGATGGTCCTGATCCTTCACAAGATCCGCCCCGGCGTTCGAGGCCGATTGACCCGGTGGCTAATCCAGCCGCAGTCCAATGTGTACGTCGGCCATCCCTCCGCCCGCATCCGCGAGGTGATCTGGAAGCACATCTGCGATGAGATCGACACCAGAGGTGGTTCGGCAGTCCTGATCCACACAGATCCGAGCGAGCAAGGCTACAGGATCGCGACTCGCGGCGAGACGCCCAAGACCACGCGAGACTTCGATGGCCTGATCCTCCCAAAAGCCGCGAAAGCACGCTAGTATTCAGTGATGTCCCCACGCACGTGGGGGTGAACCGGTCGGCAAGCAGGCGGCATTGAAGGCGATCGCGATGTCCCCACGCACGTGGGGGTGAACCGGGGACGATCAGGCTGTTTGCGCGCGAGAGCGAGATGTCCCCACGCACGTGGGGGTGAACCGATCGCGACGCAGGCGATCGGCGATGTGGTGCGGATGTCCCCACGCACGTGGGGGTGAACCGTACAACGGCAACTTCTCCGTCGGCGCTTCGAGATGTCCCCACGCACGTGGGGGTGAACCGCGGCGCTCCATGAACTTGATCATGAGCCGCTGCGATGTCCCCACGCACGTGGGGGTGAACCGTGATCGAAGTACCGCGCGTGCGCTTCGGCGATGATGTCCCCACGCACGTGGGGGTGAACCAGAATGAGCATGAACACATCCGGCCACGCCGGCCGATGTCCCCACGCACGTGGGGGTGAACCGTCGGCGATCATGCGGCGCGGCGTGTCGTTCTCGATGTCCCCACGCACGTGGGGGTGAACCGTCCGCCTGGGGCGTCGCGTGGACGGTGACTGAGATGTCCCCACGCACGTGGGGGTGAACCGGTGTGCTGCGGGCAGAGGGCCATCACGGCGAAGATGTCCCCACGCACGTGGGGGTGAACCGGCCGCCTACAAAGAGGACGGCAGCGTGTCCGTGATGTCCCCACGCACGTGGGGGTGAACCGGAGGCCCCCGATGCCGAGTGACGCAGCGATGAGATGTCCCCACGCACGTGGGGGTGAACCGAGGTTGACGACCTCGAGGGCCCCGTAGCCCCAGATGTCCCCACGCACGTGGGGGTGAACCGGCATCATCGAGCGGCCGCTCGAGCGACCACGGGATGTCCCCACGCACGTGGGGGTGAACCGATCGAAGCGCTCGGGGCCCGGCGGGCGGTGTTGATGTCCCCACGCACGTGGGGGTGAACCGTACGCGCATCTCGTCGAGTTCGGCACGGCCCCGATGTCCCCACGCACGTGGGGGTGAACCGCCATCCTCGACGACCCGCGTTTCCGCCGCGCGGATGTCCCCACGCACGTGGGGGTGAACCGAGCGCGTCCGCCTCGGCCTGGCTGTCCGGGGCCGATGTCCCCACGCACGTGGGGGTGAACCGGCGCATGGACGCGTGGCCATCAGTTTACAGAAGATGTCCCCACGCACGTGGGGGTGAACCGGACGAGACGACGGTGATTCGTCAGCCGCGCACGATGTCCCCACGCACGTGGGGGTGAACCGTCTCGCCAGGAGTGCGTCAACGATCTGCACGGGATGTCCCCACGCACGTGGGGGTGAACCGAACGGCTCGGCTCGCGCAAGGTGGACGAGATCGATGTCCCCACGCACGTGGGGGTGAACCGTTGAACCGCAGGCTGCCCCAACGGACGCGAATGATGTCCCCACGCACGTGGGGGTGAACCGTTCTGGGTCCAGGTCATCAACGGCAAGGTGGTGATGTCCCCATGCACGTGGGGGTGAACCGTTCTGGGTCCAGGTCATCAACGGCAAGGTGGTGATGTCCCCACGCGCGTGGGGGTGAACCGTGGGCCTCGCTGTACGGCGCAGTCGGGACGGTGATGTCCCCACGCACGTGGGGGTGAACCGTATGAGCAAGCCACCGTCTCAATCACCGTAGAGGATGTCCCCACGCACGTGGGGGTGAACCATCCTCACGCACCGGCCGGATGAACTCGTCGATGATTTCCCCACGCACGTGGGGGTGAACCGTACCTCGCAATCTTCGGCGACAGCATCCTCAAGATTTCCCCACGCACGTGGGGGTGAACCGGTGTATGCCTTCCCGTGGTAAGATTCATTCAGAGATTTCCCCACGCACGTGGGGGTGAACCGATCGCCACGCTGTCGGCGTCGAGGCTCGGGTTGATTTCCCCACGCACGTGGGGGTGAACCGACATCGGCGGTGTAGTGGAGCGTGTGGGGGTGAGATTTCCCCACGCACGTGGGGGTGAACCGCCAGGCCGAACCAGTCCCTAGTGCCTGTGAGGATTTCCCCACGCACGTGGGGGGAGAACCCGGCCGAGCGCATCCCTCGCGCCATCAACTCGACCGGAATCCTTGTGCAGTTCCTCGCCACGCACTGCGCTGAGCAGCCCAAGTTGGCACTTGCAGAACCGGCCGGACCTCACGCTCTGTGATCGGGTCGCGCCCCTCCGTCACCTCCGGCAGGTGCAATATCTCCTCCTGAATGTCCGGCGCCAGGTTGAGCAGGTTCATAATCTGCGTCATCCGCGGCTGGGTGACGTGGGCGAGGCGGGCGAGTTCGGACTGATTGGCGACGACGCCGTCCTGGATCAACTGGTCGAAGCGGATCGCTAGAGCCATCAGTTTGGAGATGCGCGGGATGCGGCCCTTCGGCGCCGACTTCGACGGCGCCGGGCCGGCGATGGCGCGCTTGCGGTTGCCCTTGACGGCGAAGTGAATCTCGCGAGTGACCGTGGTCATGCGGCTTGCTCCTTGCGGCGGCGAGCGAGCGCTCCGATGCTGGTGGGGCGGAAGGTGACTGACACGCTTCCAGCCTTTGCGTCGTACTCGACGGTGGAGATCAGCAGGTTGAGCACTCGTGCCTGCTCGCGTGGGCTCAGGTCGTTCCAGAGCCCGTCGAAGTCGGCGAAGGCAGCCTCGGCCTCGGCGCGCGTGATGGTCTCGCGTTCGAGTTCGGTAATGCGGGCATCCAGTTCCCGCAGCCGCTGGTCTCCGCTGCGGATGCGATCATTGAGGTCGGCGGTTCGAGCCGTGGTCTCGCGGTCCGTTCGGCCATCCTTGACGAGCCGCCGCAGTTCCTGATGCTGGCGGCGGAGTTCGGCCTTGATGTTGTCTCGCTCGTTCGTGAGCGTTGATCGTTCGCCCGCAACGGACGCCTGCGCCCCAGCCAGAACCTCGGCGACGAGCGCCTTGTCAGTTGCCAATGCTCGCACTTCATCGACGACGACGCGCTCGATCTCCGCCGCTGGTAGGGTGCCCGACTCGCACACGTGCGCGCCGCTCTTGATCGCCCGCACGCAGCGGTAATAGCGGTAGAACCGCCCCTTGCGGCCGCTGCTGAACGTGTGCGTCATGGCGTAGCCGCATCCCTTGCACTTGAGCAGGCCGCGCAGCAGTGCCCCGTACTTGTTGCGGACTTCGGCCCCACCGGTGCGGGCGTTCGTCCTGAGCAGCGACTGGACCTGGTCGAACATCTCCTGCCCGATGATCGCCTCGTGCTCGCCTTCATAGGCCTCGCCCTTGTAAACGACCTTGCCGGTGAGTATCGGGTTGGTCAGAAGGACATGGAGCGTGGCCTTGTCGAAAGGCCGCCCGCCGAGTTGCTGCCCCTTCTTGGTGAGCCGACGCTTGTTGACCCAGCCTCGCCGGGTGAGTTCGCTCGCCACCGGCTGGAGCGAGCCCTTCTGGAGGTAGAGGGCGAAGATCTCGCGCACCCGCGCCGCCTCCCGGGCGTTGATGACCAGTCGCGGACTCGGGCCGCTGCGATCAACGTCGTAGCCCAGGACCGGAACGCCACCCGCCCATTTGCCCTTGCGTTTCTGGGCGGCCACCTTGTCGCGGATGCGCTCGCCAATGATCTCGCGCTCGAACTGGGCGAAGGACAGGAGGATGTTGAGGGTGAGCCGACCCATGGAATGGGTGGTGTTGAACTGCTGCGTGACGGAGACGAACGAGACGCCGTGCTTCTCGAAGGTCTCCATGATGCGCGAGAAGTCCAGCAGCGAGCGGCTGAGCCGATCGACCTTGTAGACGACGACGCAGTCGATGCCGCCGGACTGGATGTCGCGGAGGAGTCGGGCCAGCGCCGGCCGTTCCATGCTGCCGCCGGAGAAGCCGCCGTCGTCGTATCGCTCGGGCAGACAGGTCCAGCCCTCGGCCTTCTGGCTCGCGATAAATGCTTCAGCCCCCTCGCGCTGGGCGTCGAGCGAGTTGAACTCCTGGTCGAGGCCCTCTTCGCTGGACTTGCGGGTGTAGATGGCGCAGCGAATTCGCCGCGTCTCGGCATTGCCGTTGCCGTTCGCGGCCGCCGTCGTGCGTCGCCGGCTCACTGGCGTGCCTCCAACTGGAAGAAGCGAAAGCCGTTCAGGTGGCTGCCGGTGACCTTCTTGGCGATCGCCGTGAGCGTGCGGTAGCGCTGGCCGTCCCACTCGAACCCCTGCCCGTCGTCGAGCACGACGACGCGGATGGTTCGGCCCTTGTACTTGCGGACGATCGCCGAGCCGGGCGGCGGCAGGCGCGGGTCGCGCGGATCGGCAGTCGAGACCGCACGCGTCGCGGTGGGAGGGGTGTCCGGCTGGGGCGGAATAGTCTGTGTGCGGGGCGCCATGACACGCACCTCCGCGTCGTCGGCCAGTTCGGCCGCTCGGCGGCGGGCACGCTCGGAGAGGTCGCCTTCGGCGTTGGCCTGAATTCGCCAAGCGATCTTGCGGATGAGGTACGCCCGATGTCGGGTGCGGCAGGGCTGTTTGCAGAGTTCCTCGTACCGCTCGACGAGTTCACTCGTGGTCATCCGTTGCAGGGCATCGATCTCGCGTTCAATCGTCGTCGGCACGTGGTGGCTCCTTTCGGACATGGAGACTCGGCCCTAACCGCGGGGCCGGTTCACGACAGTGAGGCGCGATTGCTCGCCGAGTTCAAGTGCGATGTTGCCGGAATCTGCGGATTCCCCGGGGGGCGAAGATGCTCGCGCCCGGGCGGCCCCGACGTACCGGACGAGGCCGCATGCCAGAATGCGGGCGACCTCGGCGCGGCGGTCGGCGGCGGACATGGTGGTGGGATCAGTGATGGCGGGCAAGGCAGGCTCCGGCAGGGCATGATGCGGCGCGCGAAGAGCGCCGTCATGGGTTACCTATGCCGGGAGGATGGGGGCTGCGCACCGACCGCGAGGCTCAGTTTCATGGGGTACACTTGCCGTGGGTGGGAAGAACGCCCACGGGATCTTGAATCTATGCATGGTCGGAAGGATGCGCGTGGTTGAGGCTCTGCTCGTCGTAATCACTGTTCTCGCGCTGGTTCTGTTAGTCATCTGCGTGCTCATCTGGTATCGTACTTCACCAGACGAAGCGCTCGCGACGGCCGTGCGCGACGTTGGCGCCGAGGTCGCACGAGTCGATCGGTCGACTACGGAGGGACTTACCGCCGCGCGCAAGGAGGCCGAGGAGTCGGCACATCGACAGCGCGAGGAGCTGAGCAAGTCGATGGAGCTGTTTCGTTCGGCGATATCGGACACGCTGTCAAAGCTGTCCGATGCACAGAAGGAGCGCCTTGAGGAATTTGGCAAGAGACTAACCGAGAATAGTGAAAAAGGAATCCGGCAGCTCGATGAGATGAGGACTTCCGTTGATGCGCGATTGAAGTCATCGCAGGAGGAAACAGGAAAGCTCCTGGAGAAGGCGCGCGAAGATGCCACAGCCAACACGAAGGCGATGCGCGAAGAGCTGACGACCACTCTAAAGACGGTGACGGACAGCTTGGTCAAGCGGATCGGCGATGCATTCAAAGTTCAGGATGATCGGCTTGACGCATTCTCGCGACGACTTGCGGATCTCATCGAGGCCAGCGACAAACGCGGCGAGACGCTGAAGACGACTCTGGAACAGAGGCTCGACAAGTTGCGTGAGGAGAATTCGCAGAAGCTGGACGAGATGCGAAAGGTGGTCGACGAGAAGCTTCAAGGGACTCTTGAAAGGCGACTGGGAGAGTCCTTCAAGCAGGTCAGCGACCGCCTTGAACAGGTGCACAAGGGATTGGGTGAAATGCAGACGCTGGCAAGTGGCGTCGGCGATCTCAAGCGAGTAATGACCAATGTCAAGACAAGAGGTACGTGGGGCGAGTTCCAGCTTGCCGCGATTCTCGAAGCCATTCTTTCGCCA
Coding sequences within it:
- the cas5e gene encoding type I-E CRISPR-associated protein Cas5/CasD produces the protein MTAAGTNTLFLRLEGPLQSWGDTSKFVIRRSMEAPTKSGVLGLVCCAMGLLRAKARERLPELNTLAMGVRIDRPGTRWWDYHTVGADVGMTTAGGGIKTGAQGTLITRREYLADASFLVALRGEAELIQRVAGALAAPVWPVFLGRKSCPPGLPVLATPREGDGWRNPSTHASLADALASVSWSSRCEGDPVPREVGTLIEWCGDGEEDIAPEDAEVWYDSPVSFEPPVHEPRLVMRGTVAVTAGKPMHDRPPGPARPRADYTNAEYRARRAARLESDHGLCVFCKSSATTVQHVTYRRAGGDEAHDDLRALCRLCHDAVTMIEYGHGMGLDRIDPCDKRWRDEILRTRSEIVRFRSLEMRRRHLASQAPEEVE
- the cas6e gene encoding type I-E CRISPR-associated protein Cas6/Cse3/CasE; its protein translation is MSMFISCLLVDTGANVDRPRPGRLWLRNVYRVHQRLCMGFPTAVRFGADADFLLPFKPDDFGPGHVRVPRTRQAGFLFRVDPLQRGRAVILVQSADEPDWGYAFRNAGHLLAADPAVRAWDPSFAAGERWRFRLRANAVRRIAPVEPGRDGPRVPVPPTEERLREWLVRRASRAGFGLEALEAMVPGYVYMSKSVMRGSGLRLRSVLYEGTLRIVDPGALSSALASGIGPAKAFGFGLLSIAPVR
- the cas1e gene encoding type I-E CRISPR-associated endonuclease Cas1, giving the protein MKTSLHEIGRFDDRMSFLYVDRAIIRHTSNAIAIHEFDGVTDVPISSIATLMLGPGTKITHEAIKALADNNCLVIWAGEFGIRFYACGMGGSRHSRNLLRQAALALDERTRLQVVVRMYLRRFADDAIDPEITLQQLRGKEGFRVRQAYADASKATGVPWDGRNYARKDWYAGDPVNRALSAANACLYGLVHAAIISAGYSPAIGFIHTGKQLSFVYDIADLYKVELTIPLAFEMAGRHTQNMEREIRTEARRRFHRAKLLQQILPDIRHCLDVKAEEQDEFADDPALPAGLWEPESFTSETPIGQILGLHHGDDAA
- the cas2e gene encoding type I-E CRISPR-associated endoribonuclease Cas2 gives rise to the protein MMVLILHKIRPGVRGRLTRWLIQPQSNVYVGHPSARIREVIWKHICDEIDTRGGSAVLIHTDPSEQGYRIATRGETPKTTRDFDGLILPKAAKAR
- a CDS encoding recombinase family protein, which encodes MSRRRTTAAANGNGNAETRRIRCAIYTRKSSEEGLDQEFNSLDAQREGAEAFIASQKAEGWTCLPERYDDGGFSGGSMERPALARLLRDIQSGGIDCVVVYKVDRLSRSLLDFSRIMETFEKHGVSFVSVTQQFNTTHSMGRLTLNILLSFAQFEREIIGERIRDKVAAQKRKGKWAGGVPVLGYDVDRSGPSPRLVINAREAARVREIFALYLQKGSLQPVASELTRRGWVNKRRLTKKGQQLGGRPFDKATLHVLLTNPILTGKVVYKGEAYEGEHEAIIGQEMFDQVQSLLRTNARTGGAEVRNKYGALLRGLLKCKGCGYAMTHTFSSGRKGRFYRYYRCVRAIKSGAHVCESGTLPAAEIERVVVDEVRALATDKALVAEVLAGAQASVAGERSTLTNERDNIKAELRRQHQELRRLVKDGRTDRETTARTADLNDRIRSGDQRLRELDARITELERETITRAEAEAAFADFDGLWNDLSPREQARVLNLLISTVEYDAKAGSVSVTFRPTSIGALARRRKEQAA
- a CDS encoding DUF2924 domain-containing protein, producing the protein MPTTIEREIDALQRMTTSELVERYEELCKQPCRTRHRAYLIRKIAWRIQANAEGDLSERARRRAAELADDAEVRVMAPRTQTIPPQPDTPPTATRAVSTADPRDPRLPPPGSAIVRKYKGRTIRVVVLDDGQGFEWDGQRYRTLTAIAKKVTGSHLNGFRFFQLEARQ
- the rmuC gene encoding DNA recombination protein RmuC produces the protein MVEALLVVITVLALVLLVICVLIWYRTSPDEALATAVRDVGAEVARVDRSTTEGLTAARKEAEESAHRQREELSKSMELFRSAISDTLSKLSDAQKERLEEFGKRLTENSEKGIRQLDEMRTSVDARLKSSQEETGKLLEKAREDATANTKAMREELTTTLKTVTDSLVKRIGDAFKVQDDRLDAFSRRLADLIEASDKRGETLKTTLEQRLDKLREENSQKLDEMRKVVDEKLQGTLERRLGESFKQVSDRLEQVHKGLGEMQTLASGVGDLKRVMTNVKTRGTWGEFQLAAILEAILSPTQFEANVATKAGSGERVEFAIRLPGRDGSDASVVYLPIDAKFPKEHYERLIEAQESADPDAVATASRQLEASVRACAKDICEKYINPPNTTDFAIMFLATEGLFAEVVRRVGVVEQCQRDWRVTISGPTTLAATLNSLQMGFRTLAIQHRSSEVWNVLGAVKTEFSKFGGVIQKVKKKLQEASNTVEAAESRTRVMNRKLRGVEELPAREAAGVLELSPEDGSIVVEVESVGGPEVPDESTGVEPDKSLGSQWPE